In Dromaius novaehollandiae isolate bDroNov1 chromosome 16, bDroNov1.hap1, whole genome shotgun sequence, one genomic interval encodes:
- the NELFCD gene encoding negative elongation factor C/D isoform X1, whose protein sequence is MFFLTLFSGKFWGHGVTLVLDLKHGQPYHSTKVIFSILYKDYYFFYSQDDEDGEGEDDAGVQQECLQKFSTRDYIMEPSIFNTLKRYFQAGGSPENVIQLLSENYTAVAQTVNLLAEWLIQTGVEPVQVQETVENHLKSLLIKHFDPRKADSIFTEEGETPAWLEQMIAHTTWRDLFYKLAEAHPDCLMLNFTVKLISDAGYQGEITSVSTACQQLEVFSRVLRTSLATILDGGEENLEKNLPEFAKMVCHGEHTYLFAQSMMSILAQEEQGGSAVRRIAQEVQRYAHEKGHDASQITLALGTAASYPRACQALGAMLSKGALNPADITVLFKMFTSMDPPPVELIRVPAFLDLFMQSLFKPGAKINQDHKHKYIHILAYAASVVETWKKNKRVSINKDELKSTSKAIETVHNLCCNENKGASELVAELSTLYQCIRFPVVAMGVLKWVDWTVSEPRYFQLQTDHTPVHLALLDEISTCHQLLHPQVLQLLVKLFETEHSQLDVMEQLELKKTLLDRMVHLLSRGYVLPVVSYIRKCLEKLDTDISLIRYFVTEVLDVIAPPYTSDFVQLFLPILENESIAGTIKTEGEHDPVTEFIAHCKSNFIMMN, encoded by the exons atgttttttttaacattattctCTGGAAAGTTTTGGGGACATGGAGTTACCCTAGTGCTGGACCTAAAACATGGACAACCTTATCACTCCACCAAAGTTATCTTCTCTATTCTTTACAAGGACTACTATTTTTTCTACTCG CAGGACGATGAGGATGGAGAGGGAGAGGACGATGCTGGCGTCCAGCAGGAATGCTTGCAGAAATTTTCCACCCGGGACTACATAATGGAGCCGTCTATATTTAACACGCTGAAGAG GTATTTCCAGGCAGGAGGTTCTCCAGAGAATGTGATCCAGCTCCTGTCTGAAAACTATACTGCCGTGGCACAGACCGTGAATCTGCTGGCAGAGTGGCTCATTCAGACAG GTGTCGAGCCAGTGCAAGTTCAGGAGACTGTAGAAAACCATTTAAAGAGCTTACTTATCAAGCATTTTGATCCTCGGAAAGCAGATTCCATCTTTACAGAGGAAGGAGAG ACTCCAGCCTGGCTTGAGCAAATGATAGCACATACTACGTGGAGAGATCTCTTTTACAAGTTGGCAGAAGCACATCCAGACTGCTTAATGCTTAATTTTACTGTGAAG CTTATATCTGATGCTGGATATCAAGGGGAAATAACCAGCGTTTCAACAGCATGTCAGCAGCTGGAAGTTTTTTCTAGAGTCTTGCGTACATCTCTGGCAACAATTTTAGATGGAGGAGAAGAAAACCTTGAGAAAAACCTCCCTGAGTTTGCT AAGATGGTGTGCCATGGAGAACACACATATCTCTTTGCTCAATCTATGATGTCCATATTAGCCCAAGAAGAGCAAGGAGGGTCAGCTGTCAGACGGATTGCTCAGGAGGTTCAACGATATGCTCATGAGAA AGGCCATGATGCTAGTCAGATCACTTTGGCATTGGGTACTGCTGCCTCCTATCCTCGAGCGTGTCAAGCACTTGGTGCAATGTTGTCCAAGGGAGCTCTGAATCCAGCAGATATCACTGTCCTATTCAAAATGTTTACAAGCATGGACCCGCCTCCAGTAGAACTG ATTCGAGTACCTGCCTTTCTGGACCTCTTCATGCAGTCATTGTTTAAGCCAGGCGCTAAGATCAATCAGGACCACAAACATAAATATATTCACATACTGGCATATGCAGCTAGCGTAGTAGAGACGTGGAAAAAG aataagagAGTCAGCATAAACAAAGATGAACTCAAATCAACTTCAAAAGCCATTGAAACTGTTCACAACTTATGTTGTAATGAGAACAAAGGTGCATCAGAGCTGGTTGCAGAACTGAGCACTCTCTATCAGTGCATCAG GTTTCCAGTGGTGGCAATGGGTGTGTTAAAGTGGGTGGACTGGACAGTGTCAGAACCACGATATTTTCAGCTGCAGACTGATCACACTCCAGTGCATCTGGCATTACTGGATGAG ATCAGTACATGCCATCAGCTGCTTCATCCCCAAGTTCTGCAGCTTCTTGTCAAGCTCTTTGAAACAGAACATTCTCAGCTTGATGTAATGGAACAG CTGGAATTGAAGAAAACTCTCTTGGATAGAATGGTGCACTTACTCAGTCGAGGATACGTCCTGCCTGTCGTCAGCTATATCCGCAAATGCCTGGAGAAACTAGATACAGATATTTCTCTCATCAGATACTTTGTTACAGAG GTGCTGGATGTGATTGCTCCTCCATACACCTCAGACTTCGTACAGCTTTTTCTTCCAATCTTGGAGAATGAAAGTATTGCAGGTACTATTAAAACAGAAGGTGAACATGATCCTGTCACTGAGTTTATAG ctcaCTGCAAATCTAACTTTATTATGATGAACTAA
- the NELFCD gene encoding negative elongation factor C/D isoform X2 encodes MEDADYFGGSTAEWGDDADGGAQDDEDGEGEDDAGVQQECLQKFSTRDYIMEPSIFNTLKRYFQAGGSPENVIQLLSENYTAVAQTVNLLAEWLIQTGVEPVQVQETVENHLKSLLIKHFDPRKADSIFTEEGETPAWLEQMIAHTTWRDLFYKLAEAHPDCLMLNFTVKLISDAGYQGEITSVSTACQQLEVFSRVLRTSLATILDGGEENLEKNLPEFAKMVCHGEHTYLFAQSMMSILAQEEQGGSAVRRIAQEVQRYAHEKGHDASQITLALGTAASYPRACQALGAMLSKGALNPADITVLFKMFTSMDPPPVELIRVPAFLDLFMQSLFKPGAKINQDHKHKYIHILAYAASVVETWKKNKRVSINKDELKSTSKAIETVHNLCCNENKGASELVAELSTLYQCIRFPVVAMGVLKWVDWTVSEPRYFQLQTDHTPVHLALLDEISTCHQLLHPQVLQLLVKLFETEHSQLDVMEQLELKKTLLDRMVHLLSRGYVLPVVSYIRKCLEKLDTDISLIRYFVTEVLDVIAPPYTSDFVQLFLPILENESIAGTIKTEGEHDPVTEFIAHCKSNFIMMN; translated from the exons ATGGAGGATGCCGATTACTTCGGGGGCAGCACGGCGGAGTGGGGGGACGACGCGGACGGAGGGGCG CAGGACGATGAGGATGGAGAGGGAGAGGACGATGCTGGCGTCCAGCAGGAATGCTTGCAGAAATTTTCCACCCGGGACTACATAATGGAGCCGTCTATATTTAACACGCTGAAGAG GTATTTCCAGGCAGGAGGTTCTCCAGAGAATGTGATCCAGCTCCTGTCTGAAAACTATACTGCCGTGGCACAGACCGTGAATCTGCTGGCAGAGTGGCTCATTCAGACAG GTGTCGAGCCAGTGCAAGTTCAGGAGACTGTAGAAAACCATTTAAAGAGCTTACTTATCAAGCATTTTGATCCTCGGAAAGCAGATTCCATCTTTACAGAGGAAGGAGAG ACTCCAGCCTGGCTTGAGCAAATGATAGCACATACTACGTGGAGAGATCTCTTTTACAAGTTGGCAGAAGCACATCCAGACTGCTTAATGCTTAATTTTACTGTGAAG CTTATATCTGATGCTGGATATCAAGGGGAAATAACCAGCGTTTCAACAGCATGTCAGCAGCTGGAAGTTTTTTCTAGAGTCTTGCGTACATCTCTGGCAACAATTTTAGATGGAGGAGAAGAAAACCTTGAGAAAAACCTCCCTGAGTTTGCT AAGATGGTGTGCCATGGAGAACACACATATCTCTTTGCTCAATCTATGATGTCCATATTAGCCCAAGAAGAGCAAGGAGGGTCAGCTGTCAGACGGATTGCTCAGGAGGTTCAACGATATGCTCATGAGAA AGGCCATGATGCTAGTCAGATCACTTTGGCATTGGGTACTGCTGCCTCCTATCCTCGAGCGTGTCAAGCACTTGGTGCAATGTTGTCCAAGGGAGCTCTGAATCCAGCAGATATCACTGTCCTATTCAAAATGTTTACAAGCATGGACCCGCCTCCAGTAGAACTG ATTCGAGTACCTGCCTTTCTGGACCTCTTCATGCAGTCATTGTTTAAGCCAGGCGCTAAGATCAATCAGGACCACAAACATAAATATATTCACATACTGGCATATGCAGCTAGCGTAGTAGAGACGTGGAAAAAG aataagagAGTCAGCATAAACAAAGATGAACTCAAATCAACTTCAAAAGCCATTGAAACTGTTCACAACTTATGTTGTAATGAGAACAAAGGTGCATCAGAGCTGGTTGCAGAACTGAGCACTCTCTATCAGTGCATCAG GTTTCCAGTGGTGGCAATGGGTGTGTTAAAGTGGGTGGACTGGACAGTGTCAGAACCACGATATTTTCAGCTGCAGACTGATCACACTCCAGTGCATCTGGCATTACTGGATGAG ATCAGTACATGCCATCAGCTGCTTCATCCCCAAGTTCTGCAGCTTCTTGTCAAGCTCTTTGAAACAGAACATTCTCAGCTTGATGTAATGGAACAG CTGGAATTGAAGAAAACTCTCTTGGATAGAATGGTGCACTTACTCAGTCGAGGATACGTCCTGCCTGTCGTCAGCTATATCCGCAAATGCCTGGAGAAACTAGATACAGATATTTCTCTCATCAGATACTTTGTTACAGAG GTGCTGGATGTGATTGCTCCTCCATACACCTCAGACTTCGTACAGCTTTTTCTTCCAATCTTGGAGAATGAAAGTATTGCAGGTACTATTAAAACAGAAGGTGAACATGATCCTGTCACTGAGTTTATAG ctcaCTGCAAATCTAACTTTATTATGATGAACTAA